The Acidobacteriota bacterium DNA window CCGGCATTTCACCGTGAGCGGGCCGCCGTAACGGGCGCGGATCCCCGCGAGCACCCGCCCGAGCCGCGCGAAATCGCGGAACAGGGCGGCCCCGGAGGCCAGCCGCTGGATTTCCGGGGCGGGGCAGCCCAGGTTCAGGTCGACGGCTGCGGGGGAGAGCGTCTCGAGCTTGGCGAACAGGGCCCCGAGGTCCTCCTCCCCCGAAAGCCTGAGCTGATAGACCACCCTCCCCTCGCACTCGCGGCGCCGGCAGAAGGGGCTCCGGGCGGGGTCCTCGCGCAGGAAGGCGGGGGCGGAGAGCATTTCGGTGGTGAGCGCCCCGTACCCGCCGAAATCGGCGATCAGCCTGCGGAAACCGGAGTGGGTGATCCCCGCCATCGGGGCGAGGAAAAGCGCCGGGGCGACCTCCGTCCCCGACAGGTCGATGGAGGGGAAGAGGACGCCGGCGCTCATTCGGGTCCTCTTCCTTTGCCGAACCTCGCCGCGATGCGCACGTAAAGGAAGAGGAGGAGCACCAGGATGCAGGGCGCGCCCAGAAGGAGCCAGATGGGGTCCGAGAGCCCCGCCAGGATGGCGCAGACGGCGATCACGAGCACGATCCCCACGGTCCAGGGGGGATGGGGGAAGAGCGGCCGCTCCGCCGGTTCCCTCCCGTCTCCGGGCGCCTCGATGTTGTCTTTCATGGGTTCCCGTCGAGCTTGATCAGCCTGCCTATGTTTCCGCAAAAGAGTTTTTCCTTCTGATCGGCGGTCAGGGTCCCGGAGGAGCGGATCAGCTCCACGTACCGCTTCTGGTCCCGCCAGGGGCTGTCGGTACCGAAGAGAAAAAAATCCTCGTTCTGCCGGTAGAGTTCACGGGCGTCGGGGCGCTCCTGCATGCTCTCGAGCACGAAGGCGATGTCGAAGTAGCACCCTTTCCCCCCCAGCAGGTCCAGGACCCGGTCCCACTCGCCGTAGCCCCCGCCGTGGGCCAGGATGATTTTGGCCCCGGCGAAGTCCCCCACGAAGCGGGCGAACCGGGTGATGGAGGTGTGATCGCACCCGGGCAGGCTGGGGTCGTAGCCGGCGTGGAAGTACAGGACCAGGTCGAGACCGGCCGCCGCCTCGTAAACGGCGTAGGCTTCCGGGGAATCGACCGGGAAGCCCTGGTAGCCGGGGTGAAACTTGACCCCCTGGACGCCCGCGGCGGCCATTTCCCCGAGGCAGGCGCGGAAACCGGGCGCGTGCGGGTGGACCGAACCGAAGAAGATCAGACGGCCGGACAGGGGGGCCGTGCGCCGGATCCACTCCAGGATCCCCTCCCCCTGGCCGGGACTGGTCGCCACGGTCAGGACCAGGGAGCGGTCCACCCCCGCCGCGTCCATGGAGGCCAGCAGGCCGTCGCGGGTGCCGTCGGTGAAGGCGTCGAGATGCCCGGCGGTGTTGCCGATGACGGTCCGGAGCGCCCGGTGCGCCACCCGGTCGGGATAGATGTGGGTATGCGCGTCGATGATCATGTCAGTCCGGCCGCGCCGCCCCGCGCTGCAGCGCGTCCATCCACTCGACATTTTCACGGATCATGTCCGGGATCGGGAGGCCGTAGGGGCAGCGCGTCATGCACTCGCCGCACGCGGTGCAGCGGGAGGCCTTCTTCCAGGTTTCGGCCACCATCGGGTTTTCCAGGATGCCGCTCCCCATCCGCTTGATGAAGGAGCGCGCCCCCAGCACCATCTGGATCGGGATCCCCTCGGGGCAGGGGAGGCAGTAGTCGCAGCGGCGGCAGAACTTCCTGTCGAACTCCCGGCGGATGCTCTCGATGAGGGCGAGGTCCGTTTCGGTCAGGGTCCGGTCCCCCTCGAACACGCGCCAGTTCTGGTCGATCAGCCCCTTGTCTTCCACCCCGGCCAGCACGAGGATGCCGCTCCGGCCCAGGATCCATTTCATGGCCGTCTCCGGCGCCTCGATGACGCCGCCCGAAAAGGGCTTCATGGCGAGAACGCCCACCCCTTTCTCCAGGGCCCGGGGGATGATCGTGTCCCCGGCCGCCGGTTCCAGGAAGCTGTAGCAGACCATGAGGGTCTCGAACAGCCCGTCGTCCAGGATCGTCCCCAGCACGTCCAGGCTGTGGCTCGTCACCCCGATATGGCCGATGACGCCCCGCTCCTTCGCCCGGCGCAGCCCGTCGAGCGCCCCGCCGGGCGCGGTGACGAGGCGGTAGTCGTCCAAGCTGCTGATGCCGTGGCACTGGTAGATGTCGATATACTCCCGCCCGAGTTCCCGGAGACTGATGTCGATGTCTTTCTGAATGCCGTCGGAGGTGCGGCTCCACGATTTCGTCGCCAGGGTTACGGCGCGGTCCGTCTCCCGCAACGCCTTGCCGATCCGGGTCTCGCTCGTGGTGTACATCCGGGAGGTGTCGATGAAGTCCATCCCCTTCTCCACCGCGTAGCGGACGACCTCGACCGCCTCGCGTTCGCCCAGGCGCTGGATCGGGATCCCGCCGAAACCCAGCCGTACCGCCTCGATCCCCGTTTTGCCCAGTATGACGCGTTCCATGATGGCGCTCCCCTTCGATGAAATGAATCGGTATTCCTCGAGTCCGTGTCCCATGATACAGAAGTGCAGCCCGGAACCCAAGCCGGGGGTGGACGCACTCCCCGCCCGATAGTCGCTTTATATAAAAAAGTACTTGACGCATGGGGAGCCTGGTGTCAGGATACGTGCGATCCGGGAGAACGCCCCATGATGAAACAACCGCTCGACGCCGAGGCCGCCCACGAACAGCTTCTTTATATCCGTCGCACGCTCGATGCCGCGGGGCGGCTGTCGGCCGTGTCGGGCCGTTCCCTCGCGGCGGCCGGGGTCTTCGCCCTGGCGGGGGTCGCGGCCAACGCCTGGATCACGGGCGCTCCCTGGAACGCCGGGGGGCGCACGGGGACGGCCCTCGGCGTCTGGGGCGCGGTCCTCGTCCTGTCGGTGGGCGTGGTCCTGGTCGGGATGTACCGGAAGAGCCGCGAGATGCGCGAGCCGATCCATCCCCCGCTCCTGCGCCGGATCCTCTGGAGCGTCTGCCCGGCGATCTTCGTCGGCGCCCTGCTGACGGCCGTGGCGCTCGGCGCGCGCAGTCTCGAGTGGCTCCCCGTCATCTGGCTGGGGTGTTACGGGGCCGCCGTCACCAGCGGAGGACTGGTCTCGGTCCCCCCGATCCGGACCATGGGGGTCTGTTTCATGCTGGCCGCGGCGGGGGCGGCTTTTTCCCCTCCCGAAGCGCTGCTCGGATGGCTGGCCACCGGGTTCGGCTGGCTCCACCTGGTTTTCGGCGTCCACATCGCCCGGAGGTACAATGGCTAGGAAACGGTCGGACCGCCCGGTCCCCAACGAGCTCGACCCCCTCATCCACGAGCGCCTGCGGCTCGGCATCCTCTCCGCCCTGGCCGTCGAGGAATCGATCTCCTTCACCGGTTTGAGGGACCTGCTCGCGACAACCGACGGCAACCTGAGCGTCCAGGCGCGCCGGCTGGAGGAGGCGGGCTACGTTTCCTGTGAAAAGACGTTCGAAGGGCGGAAGCCGCGGAGCACCTACCGGCTCGCCCCGCGGGGGCGGAAGGCCCTGGAGGAGTACCTCGAGGTGCTGTCCGGCCTCCTCCCCGATATCTCGAGCGTGCGGCGCTCGCGGGCGCCGCGGCCCGGGACCGACCCGCTGCCGACGCACGGCTGACGGCGCGGCGGCGAATTTTTTTGGCTTATAACTTTATATTACAAAGTACTTGATGGAGGGCGTATGAATACCCTGAATCATCTGGCGGTGATCATGGACGGCAACGGCCGCTGGGCCGAGCTGCGCGGGCTGCCGCGCTGGCGGGGGCACGAGCGGGGGCTGGGCGCGGTGCGGCGCCTGTGCGAGGCGGCCTGCCGGCTGGGCATCCCCTGCGTGAGCCTCTTCGCCTTTTCGAGCGAGAACTGGAAGCGGCCGGAGACCGAGGTCCGCTTCCTCTTCAGGCTCTTCCGGCGCTACCTCGGCGCCGAGCGGGAGTACCTCCGCTCGCGCGGCATCCGCGTCTCGGCCTTCGGCCGCCGCGACCGCCTCCCGCAGCCGGTGATCGAGGCGCTCGAGCGGACGGAGGCCGAAACCCGCGACTGCGGGCGGCTGCACCTGCGCATCGGGCTCGATTACGGGGCGCGCTGCGAGATCGCCTCCGCCGCGCGCGAACTCGCGCGCCTGGCGGCGCGGGGGGATCTGGACCCCGGGGAGATTACCGAGGAACGGGTATCCCGGGTGCTCGGGAGCGACGCGGCCCCCGATCCCGACCTGGTCATCCGGACCGCCGGGGAGCGCCGGTTGTCGAATTTTCTCCTCTGGCAGGCGGCCTATTCCGAACTCTATTTCTCGCCGACCCTCTGGCCCGATTTCGGCGACGCCGACCTCGGGGAGGCCCTGGCCGATTACGAACGCCGCACGCGCAGGTTCGGCGCGCTGCCGGCCGCGGAGGCCCGATGAGGGTCAAACTGGTCCTGCCCGCGCTCACCGAGGCCAGGAGCCCCTTCTGGCGCCCCATCAAGTACAGCCTCTTCCCCCCCCTGGGACTGGCCACCCTGGCGGGTTACCTCGATCCCGACGACGAGGCCTCGATCTGCGACGAGCACGTGGAGCCGCTCGACCTGGAGGACCGCCCTGACTTGGTCGCCATCGAGGTCTACATCACCTCCGCCCGCCGGTCCTACGGGATCGCGGACCATTACCGCGCCCGCGGGGTGCATGTCTGTCTCGGGGGGCTGCATGTCACCTCGCTCCCCGGCGAGGCTGCGGCGCACGCCGACACCCTCTTCCTGGGCCCCGGGGAGGACACTTGGCCGGAGTTCCTCCGGGACTTCCGGGCGGGCGTCCCCCGCAGCGTCTATCGTTCCAGCCGGCGAACCCTCGAGGAAGCGCCGGTGCCGCGGCGCGACCTCATCCGGCGCTCCCTCTACCTGGTT harbors:
- the uppS gene encoding di-trans,poly-cis-decaprenylcistransferase; translated protein: MNTLNHLAVIMDGNGRWAELRGLPRWRGHERGLGAVRRLCEAACRLGIPCVSLFAFSSENWKRPETEVRFLFRLFRRYLGAEREYLRSRGIRVSAFGRRDRLPQPVIEALERTEAETRDCGRLHLRIGLDYGARCEIASAARELARLAARGDLDPGEITEERVSRVLGSDAAPDPDLVIRTAGERRLSNFLLWQAAYSELYFSPTLWPDFGDADLGEALADYERRTRRFGALPAAEAR
- a CDS encoding aldo/keto reductase, translated to MERVILGKTGIEAVRLGFGGIPIQRLGEREAVEVVRYAVEKGMDFIDTSRMYTTSETRIGKALRETDRAVTLATKSWSRTSDGIQKDIDISLRELGREYIDIYQCHGISSLDDYRLVTAPGGALDGLRRAKERGVIGHIGVTSHSLDVLGTILDDGLFETLMVCYSFLEPAAGDTIIPRALEKGVGVLAMKPFSGGVIEAPETAMKWILGRSGILVLAGVEDKGLIDQNWRVFEGDRTLTETDLALIESIRREFDRKFCRRCDYCLPCPEGIPIQMVLGARSFIKRMGSGILENPMVAETWKKASRCTACGECMTRCPYGLPIPDMIRENVEWMDALQRGAARPD
- a CDS encoding transcriptional regulator, whose translation is MARKRSDRPVPNELDPLIHERLRLGILSALAVEESISFTGLRDLLATTDGNLSVQARRLEEAGYVSCEKTFEGRKPRSTYRLAPRGRKALEEYLEVLSGLLPDISSVRRSRAPRPGTDPLPTHG
- a CDS encoding amidohydrolase family protein; the encoded protein is MIIDAHTHIYPDRVAHRALRTVIGNTAGHLDAFTDGTRDGLLASMDAAGVDRSLVLTVATSPGQGEGILEWIRRTAPLSGRLIFFGSVHPHAPGFRACLGEMAAAGVQGVKFHPGYQGFPVDSPEAYAVYEAAAGLDLVLYFHAGYDPSLPGCDHTSITRFARFVGDFAGAKIILAHGGGYGEWDRVLDLLGGKGCYFDIAFVLESMQERPDARELYRQNEDFFLFGTDSPWRDQKRYVELIRSSGTLTADQKEKLFCGNIGRLIKLDGNP